A single window of Vigna unguiculata cultivar IT97K-499-35 chromosome 1, ASM411807v1, whole genome shotgun sequence DNA harbors:
- the LOC114164547 gene encoding cleavage and polyadenylation specificity factor subunit 3-II-like — protein MAGTIGHKLMSDKRAKVDLDANTRIDVRCQVHQLAFSPHTDSKGIMDLVNFLAPKHVILVHGEKHKMASLKEKIHSEFGIQCYDPANNETICILSTHYVNAEASHSFIRSCLSPNFTFQKCSSVDICNSSTIDKSLMPMLQVEDERVSEGVFVVEKGKKAKIVHKDELLLMLEEPKHEQ, from the exons ATGGCTGGAACGATAGGTCATAAATTAATGTCAGATAAGCGGGCCAAAGTTGATCTGGACGCTAATACAAGAATCGATGTGCGATGCCAG GTTCATCAATTAGCTTTTAGTCCTCACACTGATTCTAAAGGGATAATGGATCTTGTAAATTTTCTCGCCCCCAAGCATGTTATACTAGTGCATGGGGAGAAGCATAAGATGGCTTCCCTTAAAGAAAAGATTCATTCTGAATTTGGGATTCAATGTTATGATCCTGCAAACAACGAAACCATATGCATTCTTTCAACTCACTATGTAAATGCAGAAGCCTCACACTCTTTCATCAGAAGCTGCTTGAGTCCGAACTTCACATTTCAGAAATGCAGTTCGGTGGACATATGTAACTCTTCTACGATAGACAAAAGCTTAATGCCTATGCTCCAAGTCGAAGATGAAAGGGTATCAGAGGGAGTTTTTGTTGTGGAGAAGGGTAAAAAGGCAAAGATTGTACACAAGGACGAACTTTTGCTTATGTTGGAGGAACCGAAGCACGAACAATGA